Proteins encoded by one window of Thunnus thynnus chromosome 3, fThuThy2.1, whole genome shotgun sequence:
- the cdk2ap2 gene encoding cyclin-dependent kinase 2-associated protein 2 — translation MSYKPIAPAPSGSNHTPPGSSVPSPSLPSSSNFRPAFSDFGPPSMGFVQPVKVSQGSTYSELLSVIEEMSREIRPTYAGSKSAMERLKRGIIHARALVRECLAETERSART, via the exons ATGAGTTACAAACCCATAGCTCCCGCGCCATCTGGCTCCAACCACACCCCTCCAG GCTCTTCTGTGCCCTCTCCATCTCTACCATCATCATCCAACTTCAGGCCAGCGTTCAGTGACTTCGGCCCTCCCTCCATGGGCTTTGTTCAG CCTGTCAAAGTGTCTCAAGGGTCCACCTACAGTGAGCTTTTGTCTGTCATTGAGGAGATGAGCCGTGAGATCAGGCCTACATACGCTGGGAGCAAGAGTGCTATGGAGAGGCTAAAGAGag GTATAATTCATGCCCGTGCACTGGTCAGGGAGTGTCTTGCAGAGACGGAGAGAAGCGCCCGTACATAA
- the aip gene encoding AH receptor-interacting protein, translated as MEEEARRLLEEGIKKKLVSPGKGELSTFPNGTKLVFHYRTSRCDGTVLDDSRTMGGCSKPMELILGKKFKLAVWETVIVTMRQGEIAEFTCDTKHTSLYPLVSQSLRNISAGKDPLEGQRHCCGIAQIHSHHSLGHKDLDELQANPQPLVFTIELLQVLPPGSFQLDVWAMTDEEKLQLVPQIHEEGNTLFKQGKIKEATEKYYNGIACLKNLQMKEHPGDEAWVKLDHMITPLLLNFCQCKLLQGQYYEVIEHCSSLVFKYEDNVKAFYKRAKAHAAVWNEAEARADFAKVLELEPSLGPSVAKELRAMEERIRSKDKEEKGRYKGLFNYNTPPATATTG; from the exons ATGGAGGAAGAGGCACGCAGGCTTCTCGAAGAAGGAATAAAGAAGAAACTCGTCAGTCCTGGTAAAGGAGAGCTATCGACCTTCCCCAATGGAACCAAG TTGGTCTTTCACTATCGCACCAGCCGGTGTGATGGCACAGTACTGGATGACTCCAGAACCATGGGGGGCTGCAGCAAACCCATGGAGCTCATCTTGGGCAAGAAGTTCAAACTAGCTGTGTGGGAGACAGTGATCGTCACCATGAGACAAGGCGAAATTGCAGAATTTACCTGTGACACTAAG CACACCTCCCTGTACCCACTGGTGTCCCAGTCACTGAGGAACATCAGTGCTGGTAAAGACCCCCTGGAAGGCCAGAGGCACTGCTGCGGCATTGCCCAGATCCATTCCCACCACTCTCTGGGGCACAAGGACCTGGATGAGCTCCAGGCTAATCCACAGCCTCTTGTCTTTACTATCGAGCTGCTGCAG GTTCTGCCTCCAGGATCGTTCCAGCTGGATGTGTGGGCCATGACAGACGAGGAGAAACTCCAGCTAGTGCCTCAGATCCATGAGGAGGGCAACACACTTTTCAAACAGGGCAAAATTAAGGAGGCCACAGAAAAGTACTACAATGGCATTGCCTGCCTCAAAAATCTACAGATGAAG GAGCATCCTGGAGATGAAGCGTGGGTAAAGCTGGACCATATGATCACACCACTGCTCCTCAACTTCTGCCAGTGCAAGTTACTCCAGGGCCAGTACTACGAAGTCATCGAACACTGCTCATCCTTGGTCTTTAAATACGAGG ACAACGTGAAGGCCTTTTATAAGCGAGCTAAGGCCCACGCTGCAGTGTGGAACGAGGCCGAGGCGCGAGCGGACTTTGCTAAGGTGTTGGAGCTGGAGCCGTCCCTGGGACCGTCTGTGGCCAAGGAGCTGCGGGCCATGGAGGAGAGGATCCGCTCCAAGGACAAGGAGGAAAAGGGTCGCTACAAAGGCCTATTCAACTACAACACACCACCAGCCACTGCCACCACA GGTTGA
- the tmem134 gene encoding transmembrane protein 134 → MATQFSIDDAFVLEGDEEGAVSDGEPEGWKSREKDREGGEMTFGPLSFSKPQSHPSPAAAGSPEHSNLKYQNLENEDALGNNGNSSFNNFFKISDPATLSYCSSQWSFSTLSSVTQLSAHCCGWVSHPLVKKNRRVVLASFLLLITGVALIFTGVVIQLNPNAGVSSAIFFVPGFLLFIPGVYHVIYISCAVRGRRGFKLFYLPYFEK, encoded by the exons ATGGCAACGCAGTTCAGTATCGATGATGCCTTCGTGTTGGAGGGAGATGAGGAGGGAGCCGTGTCTGATGGAGAGCCAGAGGGATGGAAGAGCCGAGAAAaggacagagaaggaggagagatgaCATTTGGTCCTCTATCTTTCTCTAAACCTCAGTCTCATCCGTCACCTGCTGCCGCCGGCTCACCTGAACACAGTAACCTGAAGTATCAG AATCTGGAAAATGAAGACGCCTTGGGCAACAATGGCAATTCCTCTTTCAATAACTTCTTCAAAATCAG TGATCCTGCGACTCTTTCTTACTGCAGCTCTCAGTGGTCTTTCAGCACCTTGAGTTCTGTCACACAGCTTTCTGCACACTGCTGCGG gTGGGTGTCCCATCCGCTggtgaagaaaaacagaagagttgTTCTTGCTTCATTCCTTCTCCTCATCACTGGAGTTG CTCTTATTTTCACAGGTGTTGTCATACAGCTGAATCCAAATGCAG GGGTTTCAAGCGCTATTTTCTTTGTACCTGGATTCCTTCTCTTCATCCCTGGAG TGTACCATGTGATATACATCAGCTGCGCTGTCCGAGGAAGAAGAGGCTTCAAATTGTTCTACCTgccatattttgaaaaatga